From a single Lewinella sp. LCG006 genomic region:
- a CDS encoding T9SS type A sorting domain-containing protein, which produces MKYFFLLLTFLFQQSIIAQDNFSEDFDLNLGTLNNQNQWSGNTSFQVTTDGMNLANYPQDNADGQVLTLQSSGGNIGRDNLLATSLASGAAYLSFLARIDNEEQLPTFPDYQMALEKEAFTNTFGGFGFYKDPLNGVIKAALTTQSLADEVTSSITFTTATVYHIVLKYEFVVAGNDLLKVFISDTFMSKEPASPTLTTTVNGTGLPDQIGRILINAPATSSNMMVVDGIQFGNAWNGFFDLGLLPVELSDFRGEHHENGTLLFWQTHSEHNNQAFVIERSGDGKTFSSIGEVAGSGDSEYTINYQFTDPKPDLGRNYYRLTQIDFSGERSLSDIITVNVSTKPTRIRLYPNPTSDFLTIVSHPNSTNNIFIRSSNNTLMPLNMMEQSSSQQVVDVRSFEPGWYVIEIHNNQMGNIREVFVVQ; this is translated from the coding sequence ATGAAATACTTTTTCCTCCTCCTTACCTTCCTTTTTCAGCAAAGCATCATTGCCCAAGACAACTTCAGCGAAGATTTTGATCTTAACCTCGGTACGCTGAACAATCAAAATCAATGGAGTGGCAATACCAGTTTCCAAGTAACAACTGACGGCATGAACCTTGCCAATTATCCCCAAGACAACGCAGACGGGCAGGTACTAACATTGCAGAGTAGTGGTGGAAATATTGGTCGCGACAACCTCTTGGCGACCTCCCTGGCCAGTGGCGCAGCCTATCTATCCTTTCTGGCTCGAATTGACAATGAGGAGCAATTGCCCACCTTTCCTGATTATCAGATGGCTTTAGAAAAAGAGGCTTTCACGAATACTTTTGGTGGCTTCGGTTTTTATAAAGACCCATTAAATGGTGTAATAAAAGCCGCACTAACGACGCAGTCTTTAGCGGATGAAGTAACGAGTAGCATAACCTTTACGACGGCTACCGTCTATCACATCGTCTTGAAATACGAATTTGTGGTGGCTGGCAACGACCTGCTCAAAGTGTTCATCAGTGACACGTTCATGTCCAAAGAGCCAGCTTCACCTACTTTAACCACCACCGTAAATGGTACTGGTCTACCCGATCAAATCGGTCGCATCTTGATCAATGCTCCCGCAACGAGTAGTAACATGATGGTAGTAGATGGTATTCAATTCGGCAACGCCTGGAACGGCTTTTTTGACCTCGGCCTACTCCCGGTCGAACTAAGTGATTTTCGGGGAGAACACCATGAAAATGGCACGCTGCTTTTCTGGCAAACCCACTCAGAACACAACAACCAAGCTTTTGTGATTGAACGCAGCGGCGATGGTAAGACATTCAGCAGCATCGGTGAAGTAGCGGGTAGCGGCGACAGTGAGTACACCATCAATTATCAGTTTACCGACCCTAAGCCCGACTTGGGTAGAAATTATTATCGCCTCACCCAAATTGATTTTTCGGGCGAACGTAGCCTAAGTGACATCATCACGGTCAACGTTTCAACTAAGCCTACCAGGATTCGCCTCTACCCGAATCCTACCAGTGATTTCCTCACAATTGTGTCTCACCCCAACAGCACGAACAACATCTTTATCCGTAGCAGTAATAACACTTTGATGCCCCTGAACATGATGGAACAATCCTCTTCTCAGCAAGTGGTTGATGTTCGCAGTTTTGAACCCGGCTGGTATGTTATTGAAATACACAACAACCAGATGGGTAATATCCGGGAGGTCTTTGTTGTGCAATGA
- a CDS encoding Crp/Fnr family transcriptional regulator, whose protein sequence is MGTSSFAYLNEFATPTAKISTFKDAFDPLSIRTLPRGSYLFLPEEQADMVYYIQEGTIKLGTYGAGGKEITKAIYRTGEIVGAMALLGEEKHHNFAYTMERVKVRVMKVADLQQKIRQHHNLHLELMRVVGQRLLATEHRLESMVFKNSRSRIIEYLYELGQEQGQRVGYEVLVRKFLTHQEIANLTATSRQTVTTILNELRNDNIITFNRKRLLIRDMELLAKKVG, encoded by the coding sequence ATGGGAACCTCCTCTTTCGCCTACCTCAACGAATTCGCCACTCCTACTGCTAAAATTAGCACCTTTAAAGATGCTTTCGACCCCTTGTCTATACGCACACTGCCACGAGGCTCCTACTTATTTCTCCCGGAAGAGCAGGCCGACATGGTGTATTACATCCAAGAGGGCACCATCAAATTGGGCACCTACGGAGCTGGCGGTAAGGAAATCACTAAAGCCATCTATCGCACAGGAGAAATTGTTGGTGCCATGGCCTTATTGGGCGAAGAAAAGCACCATAATTTTGCTTATACCATGGAGCGGGTGAAAGTTCGTGTCATGAAAGTTGCCGATCTACAACAAAAAATTCGCCAGCATCACAATCTTCATCTAGAGCTGATGCGGGTCGTGGGCCAACGTCTACTCGCTACGGAGCATCGTCTGGAATCGATGGTTTTTAAAAATTCTCGCAGCCGCATCATTGAATATCTGTACGAGCTGGGGCAAGAGCAAGGACAGCGCGTAGGCTATGAAGTGCTGGTTCGCAAATTCCTTACGCACCAGGAGATCGCCAACCTGACGGCTACTTCCCGGCAAACGGTTACGACCATCTTGAATGAGTTGCGCAATGACAACATCATCACCTTCAACCGCAAACGATTATTGATTAGAGACATGGAGCTGCTCGCGAAGAAGGTGGGGTGA
- a CDS encoding YceI family protein, translating to MKSLFFALFSIGVFTAFLSMKPDTLWQNRTSFSYTIDPESKLFLEGSSNVVDFTCHCTSSLQGGRGSMVEEQGNGFSFVNSILQLPVQALDCGNRTMNKDMYEALAADKHPFVEIQLLSVKAHDHQLFGECHEWEDLQARLRLKIAGETREMVMHVRGTHLGYQRYRFVGAKPIYLTHFNIEPPRAMLGAIRVDDCIKINMDLVLVLSAD from the coding sequence ATGAAAAGCTTATTCTTTGCACTGTTTTCTATCGGGGTGTTTACGGCTTTTCTATCGATGAAGCCTGATACCTTATGGCAGAATCGCACCTCTTTTTCCTACACTATCGATCCAGAAAGTAAACTCTTTCTTGAGGGTAGTAGTAATGTAGTTGACTTTACCTGTCATTGTACCTCTTCCCTTCAAGGCGGGCGGGGCAGCATGGTGGAAGAACAGGGGAATGGTTTTTCTTTCGTAAACAGTATTTTGCAATTGCCGGTACAAGCCCTGGATTGCGGCAATCGAACGATGAACAAGGACATGTACGAAGCCCTGGCTGCTGATAAGCATCCATTTGTAGAGATACAATTGTTGAGCGTGAAAGCCCACGATCACCAGCTTTTCGGGGAATGCCACGAATGGGAAGACCTACAAGCCCGCCTAAGACTGAAGATCGCCGGTGAAACCCGGGAGATGGTGATGCACGTAAGAGGTACTCATCTAGGCTACCAGCGCTACCGCTTCGTGGGGGCCAAGCCCATTTATCTCACCCATTTTAATATCGAACCTCCCCGCGCAATGCTGGGAGCAATCAGGGTAGATGATTGCATTAAGATCAACATGGATTTGGTGCTGGTGTTGTCAGCGGATTAG
- a CDS encoding xylulokinase, with protein sequence MYLLGYDIGSSSIKAALVDAQTGEQLAVAQSPATEMEMLAVQSGWAEQHPETWWSNACLATQKLLQLTQIDPSRIKGIGIAYQMHGLVLVDENQEVLRPSIIWCDSRAVAIGDKAAEEIGREKCLQHLLNAPGNFTASKLKWVKDNEPDLYERIHKIMLPGDYIAMRLTGEIRTTASGLSEGILWDFQENTPAALVMDYYGFDENLLPELVDTFSLQGAVTTAAAKATGLSSGIPVNYRAGDQPNNALSLNVLAAGEVAATGGTSGVVYGVVDRPLYDPASRVNGFAHVNHTREAPRIGILLCINGAGIQYSWVKQHMAEQGLGYPEMEKLAAAIPPGADGLRILPFGNGAERMLENKAPGARINNLQFNRHHRAHFYRAALEGVAFSFVYGTGILQEMGLDLQVMRVGNDNLFQSGIFASTISNLLGSRIEVLETTGAIGAAKAAGVAVGIYSSIREAMTGNKLVTAYEPSKTKDSYQEAYQQWYSDLKMIL encoded by the coding sequence ATGTATCTATTAGGTTATGATATCGGGTCTTCTTCTATCAAAGCAGCTTTGGTAGATGCCCAGACGGGTGAGCAACTGGCCGTGGCCCAATCACCAGCGACAGAAATGGAAATGCTGGCGGTACAATCAGGCTGGGCCGAGCAGCATCCTGAAACTTGGTGGAGCAATGCTTGTTTAGCGACCCAAAAGCTGCTGCAGCTAACCCAGATTGATCCCTCACGGATCAAAGGTATCGGGATCGCTTACCAGATGCACGGGCTGGTGCTGGTTGATGAAAATCAGGAAGTATTACGTCCCTCAATTATTTGGTGCGATAGTCGGGCGGTCGCAATCGGAGATAAAGCTGCGGAGGAAATTGGTAGAGAGAAGTGTTTACAACACCTGCTCAATGCGCCGGGCAACTTTACGGCTTCTAAACTGAAGTGGGTTAAGGACAATGAGCCAGACTTGTACGAGCGCATCCATAAAATAATGCTACCAGGCGATTACATCGCGATGCGGCTGACTGGGGAAATTCGAACGACCGCCAGTGGCTTATCAGAGGGCATTCTTTGGGATTTTCAGGAGAACACGCCCGCGGCACTGGTGATGGATTATTATGGTTTTGATGAAAACCTATTACCAGAACTGGTAGATACCTTCTCTTTACAGGGAGCAGTTACGACGGCTGCTGCCAAAGCCACGGGGCTGAGCAGCGGTATTCCCGTCAACTACCGGGCCGGTGATCAACCAAACAATGCCCTTTCGCTGAATGTGTTAGCAGCAGGCGAAGTAGCGGCAACCGGAGGGACTTCGGGCGTCGTTTATGGGGTAGTGGATCGGCCGCTTTATGATCCCGCATCCCGCGTCAATGGCTTTGCCCACGTCAATCATACCAGGGAAGCTCCTCGGATTGGTATCTTGCTTTGCATCAATGGTGCTGGTATTCAGTACAGCTGGGTGAAGCAGCACATGGCAGAACAAGGCTTGGGTTACCCTGAAATGGAAAAACTGGCTGCTGCCATCCCTCCGGGAGCGGATGGCCTGCGGATTTTGCCCTTTGGCAATGGCGCAGAACGTATGCTGGAAAATAAAGCCCCCGGAGCGAGGATCAACAACCTGCAGTTTAATCGCCATCACCGTGCTCATTTTTATCGAGCGGCTTTAGAGGGAGTTGCTTTCTCTTTTGTCTACGGTACCGGAATACTGCAAGAGATGGGGCTCGATTTGCAAGTTATGCGGGTTGGCAACGACAATCTTTTTCAATCGGGTATCTTTGCTAGTACGATTTCCAATCTGCTGGGGAGTCGCATCGAAGTTCTGGAAACTACGGGAGCCATCGGTGCCGCAAAAGCAGCAGGAGTTGCAGTGGGGATTTACAGCAGCATCCGCGAAGCGATGACGGGAAATAAACTCGTCACAGCTTACGAACCCAGCAAAACCAAGGATAGCTACCAAGAGGCATACCAACAATGGTACAGCGATCTGAAAATGATTTTGTGA
- a CDS encoding WG repeat-containing protein — MKNLFICFAMLCSLGLWGQNIYVRAYAADKGGWIVTPEGETLCELPGGWRVSGHDAAMAPVEEWPMLLWRRGAYPAPNKYAFLHRDGSLEELPQLTWAREMGHQLLAAIMNGERGVLYHKDGRVLGRGLNMLNDFDERGLTVAGYGGYQGLIDTLGQFCLVPQYRSVVSLGKSCYAVEDTLQQNYLLRLKNHDGQTLRWDTLVDLSAKEWSINTSQPFSEDGYLMVQGKDKELVILDTNGQLLAQQMTLAYRNCRPFREGRAIVGTDPTGRKLGVIDEEGQLICEPNYNHLLDYAYRRALAQDTITGQFGYLNPEGQWAIAARYCEATSFRHGLAIVNDPKMLDLCTGNARQKGDILHQPGRLTYNRVIRDYQLLDTSGQVVWQDSCREVWLPVPGVVGCNYNEGTYVPAYRLEWLATGKYWLSPDFVFTRWEQVAEATNEEVIRLNLGARRWQMFRQQVYPLPHDFGQRLPALGALEDLNLDFHLMTTAWETILGKKSLRKLHLRHCQLTVLPKELNDLEQLEELDVSENELTELPRSIFRMKHLQVLNIKDNPLPPSLIPRLRKALPDTEIVYK, encoded by the coding sequence ATGAAAAACCTGTTTATCTGTTTTGCGATGCTGTGCAGCCTCGGCCTCTGGGGGCAAAATATTTACGTACGTGCTTATGCCGCTGACAAAGGGGGCTGGATCGTGACGCCGGAGGGAGAGACGCTTTGCGAACTTCCTGGTGGATGGCGTGTGTCGGGGCATGATGCTGCTATGGCTCCGGTAGAAGAATGGCCAATGTTGTTATGGCGACGCGGAGCCTACCCCGCACCCAATAAATATGCGTTTTTGCACCGGGATGGTAGCTTGGAGGAGCTACCGCAATTGACGTGGGCTAGAGAAATGGGCCACCAACTACTGGCCGCAATCATGAACGGTGAGCGAGGCGTACTTTACCACAAAGATGGTCGCGTGCTGGGGAGAGGATTGAATATGCTGAATGATTTTGATGAACGAGGACTAACAGTAGCAGGCTATGGTGGTTATCAGGGCTTGATAGATACTTTAGGGCAATTTTGTCTCGTACCACAATACCGGTCGGTTGTAAGCCTGGGAAAAAGCTGTTACGCCGTAGAAGACACCTTGCAGCAAAACTACCTGTTGCGCCTGAAAAACCATGATGGGCAAACACTGCGTTGGGATACGCTAGTAGACCTTTCGGCGAAAGAATGGAGCATCAACACCTCGCAGCCTTTTAGCGAAGATGGTTACCTCATGGTGCAGGGTAAAGACAAGGAACTAGTGATCCTGGATACCAATGGGCAACTGTTGGCACAGCAAATGACATTGGCATATCGCAATTGTCGGCCCTTTAGGGAAGGAAGAGCCATTGTGGGTACTGACCCCACAGGCCGCAAGCTTGGAGTTATTGATGAAGAGGGACAGTTGATTTGTGAACCCAACTACAACCATCTCTTGGATTATGCGTATCGCCGGGCCTTGGCTCAGGATACGATCACCGGGCAGTTTGGTTACCTCAACCCGGAAGGACAATGGGCGATCGCTGCACGCTACTGCGAGGCCACTAGCTTCAGGCATGGCCTGGCCATTGTGAATGACCCCAAAATGCTAGATCTCTGTACGGGTAACGCCAGACAAAAGGGCGATATCTTGCACCAGCCAGGGCGTTTGACGTACAATCGGGTTATCAGAGATTACCAGTTGTTGGATACCAGCGGGCAGGTGGTCTGGCAAGATTCCTGCCGCGAAGTATGGCTGCCCGTGCCCGGCGTTGTGGGCTGCAACTATAACGAAGGGACCTACGTGCCAGCCTATCGGTTGGAATGGCTCGCGACAGGTAAGTACTGGTTGAGCCCCGATTTTGTGTTTACCCGCTGGGAACAAGTAGCGGAAGCCACTAACGAAGAAGTAATACGCCTGAATTTGGGAGCTCGGCGCTGGCAGATGTTCCGTCAGCAGGTGTACCCCTTGCCCCACGATTTTGGTCAGCGTCTGCCTGCGCTTGGAGCTTTGGAAGACTTGAACCTGGACTTTCACTTGATGACAACTGCCTGGGAGACGATACTGGGGAAGAAAAGCCTCCGTAAATTGCACTTGCGCCACTGCCAACTTACCGTACTTCCCAAGGAATTGAATGATTTGGAACAGTTGGAAGAATTGGATGTCTCAGAAAATGAACTGACAGAATTACCGCGTAGTATTTTCCGAATGAAACACTTACAGGTGTTGAATATAAAGGATAATCCACTGCCTCCCAGCCTGATTCCTCGCTTGCGCAAGGCCCTGCCGGATACGGAGATCGTTTATAAATAA
- a CDS encoding YceI family protein — protein MKALNFFLLTFLTFMVIAPMSGQSYRLTKSDFSISGTSNLHDWESAVTKVSWRGTFSFSDGVLSELSDVKVNIPVDGITSTKGRIMDGKTHTALKAEEHPNIVFTLTSANITNNSNKSTVAAKGKLTVAGVTKTINLQVLFTPLADGQCQVTGTYPMKMTDYGIEPPTALLGTLTTGDDVTIKFNLTLSPN, from the coding sequence ATGAAAGCTTTAAATTTTTTCCTTCTTACCTTTCTGACCTTCATGGTCATCGCCCCCATGAGCGGGCAATCTTACCGATTGACTAAATCTGATTTCAGCATCTCTGGTACTTCTAATCTGCATGATTGGGAATCGGCAGTAACGAAGGTCAGCTGGCGCGGAACTTTCAGCTTTAGCGATGGGGTACTGAGCGAGTTGAGCGATGTGAAAGTCAATATTCCTGTTGATGGTATTACCAGTACCAAAGGTCGGATTATGGATGGCAAAACCCACACCGCTCTAAAAGCAGAAGAGCACCCCAACATCGTCTTTACCCTGACGAGTGCCAACATCACCAACAATAGCAATAAGAGTACCGTAGCCGCTAAAGGCAAACTGACGGTAGCGGGTGTTACCAAAACCATTAATCTTCAGGTACTCTTCACGCCATTGGCGGACGGGCAGTGTCAAGTCACGGGTACCTACCCCATGAAAATGACCGATTATGGCATTGAACCCCCAACAGCACTTTTAGGAACCCTTACGACTGGCGATGATGTAACCATCAAGTTCAATCTAACCCTCAGCCCTAACTAG
- a CDS encoding M28 family peptidase, translating into MTNRLLVLVFMLFTAFTLATAQEEVNKDINDLIRKHGLDQSQAMEIAGWITDVYGPRLTGSPMLDKATEWAQNTLTEWGMTNVHLESWGPFGRGWEMTHFEMHANGPGYWPVIAYPKAWSPSVKGTGEVIYLQATNEEELATYKGKLKGKFVLFDTIRQVEELFEPAAKRHDAESLLELANAPEPTPRPRSNYRNLSGFTFNQKIWQFLSEEQPLAVLDRSYKGDLGTVFVSGARTAEGRAQNTDREVIPQFTLAVEHYNRIFRNLQRGIPVQLSVELEAHYTNPDEMEHNIIAEIPGTDLKDEVVMFGAHFDSWHTGTGATDNGAGSTVMMEAARILLETIKESGIQPRRTLRLALWTGEEQGLFGSRGYSREHFAEFPPDNNTPQSLKPEQGKISAYYNLDNGTGKIRGVYMQGNAAVGPIFRAWLEPFKDLDASTLSLSNTGGTDHLAFDAVGIPGFQFIQEPMAYFSRTHHSNMDNLDHLVEADLAQAATIIASFVFHTAMRDEMMPRKPFEVETTEKESDSSEK; encoded by the coding sequence ATGACTAATCGCTTACTAGTGCTCGTATTTATGTTGTTCACGGCCTTTACCTTGGCGACTGCCCAGGAAGAGGTCAATAAGGACATCAATGACCTGATCCGCAAACACGGTCTGGACCAAAGCCAAGCCATGGAAATTGCGGGCTGGATCACCGATGTCTATGGCCCGCGACTGACCGGCTCGCCCATGCTGGACAAGGCCACCGAATGGGCCCAAAACACCCTGACCGAATGGGGTATGACCAACGTACATTTGGAAAGCTGGGGGCCTTTTGGTCGCGGCTGGGAAATGACGCATTTTGAAATGCACGCTAATGGGCCCGGCTACTGGCCAGTCATTGCCTACCCCAAAGCCTGGTCACCTTCGGTAAAGGGCACTGGAGAGGTCATCTATCTTCAGGCCACTAATGAGGAAGAGCTGGCCACTTACAAAGGAAAATTGAAAGGCAAGTTTGTGTTGTTCGACACGATACGCCAAGTAGAAGAACTATTTGAGCCAGCCGCCAAGAGACATGATGCAGAAAGCTTACTCGAACTGGCGAATGCTCCTGAACCCACCCCGCGCCCGCGCAGCAATTACCGTAATTTAAGTGGCTTTACGTTCAACCAGAAGATTTGGCAATTCCTCAGTGAAGAACAGCCGCTGGCCGTTTTGGACCGTAGCTACAAGGGCGACCTGGGTACCGTATTCGTTTCCGGCGCCCGGACAGCGGAAGGTAGAGCTCAAAATACAGACCGCGAAGTAATACCCCAGTTTACCTTGGCCGTAGAGCATTATAATCGCATTTTCCGCAATCTCCAGCGCGGTATTCCCGTACAGCTCAGTGTGGAACTGGAGGCTCACTATACCAACCCGGACGAGATGGAGCACAACATCATCGCAGAGATTCCTGGTACTGACCTGAAAGATGAGGTGGTCATGTTTGGTGCTCACTTTGATTCCTGGCATACTGGCACCGGTGCTACCGACAACGGCGCAGGCTCTACAGTGATGATGGAAGCAGCGCGCATTTTACTGGAAACGATCAAAGAAAGTGGTATCCAACCCCGTCGTACCCTCCGTTTGGCACTATGGACGGGCGAGGAACAGGGCTTGTTTGGATCTAGAGGCTACTCCAGGGAGCATTTTGCGGAGTTTCCACCCGACAACAACACCCCACAAAGCTTGAAACCGGAGCAGGGAAAAATTTCTGCCTACTACAATCTGGACAACGGTACGGGTAAAATCCGGGGCGTATATATGCAGGGGAACGCCGCAGTAGGGCCCATTTTTCGGGCCTGGTTAGAACCCTTCAAGGACCTGGACGCCAGCACCCTGAGTTTGTCCAATACTGGCGGCACCGACCACCTGGCGTTTGATGCCGTTGGTATCCCTGGCTTTCAGTTCATCCAGGAGCCCATGGCTTATTTTTCGCGTACCCACCACTCCAATATGGATAACCTGGATCACCTGGTAGAGGCCGATCTGGCCCAGGCGGCTACCATCATTGCTTCTTTCGTGTTCCATACGGCCATGCGCGATGAGATGATGCCGCGGAAGCCTTTCGAAGTGGAGACGACGGAGAAGGAAAGCGATTCCAGCGAAAAATAA
- a CDS encoding GNAT family N-acetyltransferase: protein MMDNKIALRPLEASDRQRFAQLANNINIWNNVRNRMPHPYSAEDADEFISMALTPGGPTIRAITLDGTLVGVIGLHPAQDVYEGTAELGYWIGEPYWGLGLASAAVKEMIQIGFKELKLRRIFASAYDYNTASMRVLEKNGFENEGVAKAAVLKNGKVFDEVKYGLLP from the coding sequence ATGATGGATAACAAAATAGCCCTCCGACCCTTGGAGGCTTCCGATCGACAGCGATTTGCCCAACTAGCCAACAATATCAATATCTGGAACAACGTCCGCAACCGGATGCCTCATCCTTATTCAGCGGAGGATGCGGATGAGTTTATCTCAATGGCCCTTACCCCCGGAGGTCCTACGATTCGCGCCATTACGCTGGATGGTACGCTGGTTGGGGTGATTGGTCTGCATCCGGCGCAGGATGTCTACGAAGGTACGGCCGAGCTGGGCTACTGGATCGGTGAGCCCTACTGGGGACTTGGTTTGGCGTCAGCGGCGGTGAAAGAGATGATTCAAATTGGTTTCAAGGAGCTGAAATTACGGCGCATCTTTGCATCTGCTTACGACTACAATACCGCCTCTATGCGCGTACTGGAAAAAAATGGCTTTGAAAATGAAGGTGTCGCAAAAGCAGCAGTTCTCAAAAACGGAAAGGTATTCGACGAGGTGAAGTATGGGCTGTTGCCGTAA
- the xylA gene encoding xylose isomerase: MITTGSKEYFKGIGKIPFEGRESDNPLAFRWYEADRVVAGKTMAEHFRFAVAWWHTLCGTGGDPFGAPTKRFPWLGASDAVQEAKDKMDAGFEFITKLGVPYYCFHDFDLVAEGDTLAESERRVAAITDYALEKQKSSGVKLLWGTANLFSNPRYMNGAMTNPDFAVVAYAGAQVKIALDATIKLGGENYVFWGGREGYMSLLNTDMKQELDHMARFLHMAKDYARAQGFKGAFFIEPKPMEPSKHQYDFDAATSINFLREYGLADDFKLNIEVNHATLAQHTFQHELQVAADAGMLGSMDANRGDYQNGWDTDQFPNNVMELTEAMLVFLTGGGLQGGGINFDAKTRRNSTDLADIFYAHIGGMDVFARALLAADAVLQQSPYLKLREERYSSFASGDGKAFADGKLSFADLAKIAQRSGEPEQRSGKQELFENIINQFS; encoded by the coding sequence ATGATAACCACAGGAAGTAAAGAATATTTTAAAGGCATTGGAAAAATCCCTTTCGAGGGCCGGGAGTCTGATAATCCATTGGCCTTCCGTTGGTACGAAGCCGATCGGGTAGTAGCCGGAAAAACCATGGCCGAGCATTTTCGCTTTGCGGTAGCCTGGTGGCATACCCTTTGTGGTACAGGTGGCGATCCTTTTGGTGCGCCCACCAAGCGTTTTCCTTGGTTGGGAGCAAGCGACGCGGTACAGGAAGCCAAAGATAAAATGGACGCTGGTTTTGAGTTTATCACCAAATTGGGGGTGCCGTACTATTGTTTTCACGATTTTGATTTGGTAGCGGAAGGTGATACGCTGGCGGAAAGTGAGCGCAGGGTAGCAGCTATCACTGATTATGCCTTGGAGAAGCAAAAGAGTAGCGGCGTAAAACTCCTCTGGGGAACCGCCAACTTGTTTTCGAACCCACGTTACATGAATGGCGCGATGACCAACCCCGACTTTGCCGTAGTAGCATACGCTGGTGCACAGGTGAAGATAGCACTGGATGCGACCATTAAGCTCGGCGGAGAGAATTACGTTTTTTGGGGAGGCCGCGAAGGTTATATGTCGCTGCTGAATACAGATATGAAACAGGAGCTCGACCACATGGCAAGGTTCCTGCACATGGCCAAAGATTACGCCAGAGCACAGGGATTCAAAGGTGCCTTCTTTATTGAGCCTAAGCCGATGGAACCCAGTAAGCACCAATATGATTTTGATGCGGCAACGTCGATCAATTTCTTACGCGAATATGGTTTGGCAGATGATTTCAAACTCAATATCGAAGTGAATCACGCTACCCTGGCGCAGCACACTTTTCAGCATGAGCTGCAAGTAGCCGCCGATGCAGGTATGCTGGGCAGCATGGACGCCAATCGCGGCGACTACCAGAACGGCTGGGATACCGATCAGTTTCCCAATAATGTGATGGAGCTGACCGAAGCCATGTTGGTCTTCCTCACGGGTGGCGGTTTGCAAGGTGGAGGGATCAATTTCGATGCCAAGACACGCCGAAATTCTACAGATCTTGCCGATATTTTCTACGCCCACATAGGAGGCATGGATGTGTTTGCGCGGGCTTTGCTAGCCGCCGACGCAGTGCTACAGCAATCCCCTTATTTGAAGCTGCGAGAAGAGCGTTACAGCTCCTTTGCCAGCGGAGATGGAAAGGCCTTCGCCGATGGTAAATTGAGCTTTGCCGATTTGGCTAAAATCGCACAGCGAAGTGGTGAACCGGAGCAACGTTCGGGCAAGCAGGAATTGTTTGAAAATATTATCAATCAATTTAGCTAG